One stretch of Eggerthella lenta DSM 2243 DNA includes these proteins:
- a CDS encoding coiled-coil domain-containing protein gives MRSARWSVPNAMLAGVLALALCSGGTVFGGGVFSRAWADEAEEAQRAVDDAQATLDDAEAHMESIAGDYDALKQDVEELQARVDEISAQAMDAQQAVIEGRAALGKTAVHEYLNGGASQSLVTMVLEARSFSDLIRNLTYLDSIMQFHADEVEAQKERSAKYEKLIDDLNFQKDEQEKKLEELEAKRAEAETVLSQASSKLSNAQSDQAARLEALRQKAEELAAADGATGPVIDENADTIGREDVVDSNTPVQPNPDPNPPAPAPEPSPDPDPAPSPAPDPGISWSTGIASAYGGSTDPYTPNPGTTANGSVCDDNSMGVAIPMSWPNFRSYFGRTVEISYNGQTVLATVNDCGGMGGGSRSLDLQPGVWKAFGFSSCLDWGLRTVNYRFL, from the coding sequence ATGAGATCCGCACGCTGGAGCGTACCGAACGCGATGCTCGCGGGAGTTCTGGCGCTTGCTCTGTGTTCGGGCGGAACCGTTTTCGGCGGCGGGGTCTTCTCGCGCGCCTGGGCAGACGAAGCGGAAGAGGCGCAGAGGGCCGTCGACGATGCGCAGGCCACGCTCGACGACGCCGAGGCGCATATGGAAAGCATCGCGGGCGACTACGACGCCCTCAAGCAGGACGTCGAGGAGCTGCAAGCGCGCGTCGACGAGATATCGGCCCAGGCCATGGATGCCCAGCAGGCGGTCATCGAAGGCCGCGCGGCTCTCGGCAAGACGGCGGTGCACGAGTACCTCAACGGGGGAGCGTCGCAGTCGCTCGTGACCATGGTGCTGGAGGCGCGAAGCTTCAGCGACCTTATACGCAATCTCACCTATCTCGATTCGATCATGCAGTTCCACGCCGACGAGGTGGAGGCACAAAAAGAGCGCTCGGCGAAGTACGAGAAGCTCATCGACGACCTGAACTTCCAGAAAGACGAGCAGGAGAAGAAGCTCGAAGAGCTGGAAGCGAAGCGCGCGGAAGCCGAAACCGTGCTGTCCCAGGCGAGCTCCAAGCTGTCGAACGCCCAAAGCGACCAGGCCGCGCGTTTGGAAGCGCTCAGGCAGAAGGCCGAGGAGCTGGCGGCTGCCGATGGCGCCACCGGGCCGGTCATCGACGAGAATGCGGATACCATCGGCCGCGAGGACGTGGTCGATTCCAACACCCCGGTCCAGCCGAACCCCGATCCGAACCCTCCGGCGCCGGCTCCCGAGCCCTCGCCCGATCCCGATCCGGCGCCAAGTCCCGCTCCTGATCCCGGCATCAGCTGGTCGACCGGCATCGCGTCCGCGTACGGCGGTTCCACCGATCCGTACACGCCGAACCCCGGCACCACGGCGAACGGGTCGGTGTGCGACGACAACTCCATGGGCGTGGCCATCCCGATGTCATGGCCGAACTTCCGCTCGTATTTCGGCCGCACCGTCGAGATCTCCTACAACGGGCAAACCGTGCTGGCCACCGTAAACGATTGCGGTGGCATGGGCGGGGGCAGCCGATCTCTCGACCTGCAGCCCGGCGTATGGAAGGCCTTCGGCTTCTCGTCGTGCCTCGACTGGGGTCTGCGCACGGTCAACTACCGCTTCCTGTAG
- a CDS encoding serine hydrolase — translation MARILKTIKHRLKHRPALVAGVIVGAVAVLAIGACAMAASAVRPEDPVAVADEVVAALPEATAQTGQAAASQAQSGDVVDPRAVAEDARTALDAASGTEDVNLFNSVTGIARTLSSDEISDVEGAIAAYHDAGYEVGFVMYDLTTHEGVGYNADQWFFSASTVKAPFVAFASQDMVDGGRASLDEEVVEDVILDGTGIMSSDDIDRYDLQTVMANTIVHSDNTGYGLLRERFDQNDFQAWCAAADVDAAAWQGEWYPYYTPRDLAKMWLNVGAYVAEGQGNAPWLADVLQQTELSFLRTALGEGRRVLSKPGYEIDTPWYDMGALNDAGLVVTDTDVYVIAIMSDADYDDEYFTDNEHLIVDLASALGAAHDRLLFEGGVA, via the coding sequence GTGGCAAGGATTCTCAAAACGATCAAGCATCGGTTGAAGCATCGGCCGGCCCTCGTGGCGGGCGTGATCGTGGGTGCCGTGGCGGTGTTGGCCATCGGCGCGTGCGCGATGGCTGCGAGCGCCGTGCGACCCGAGGATCCCGTCGCCGTGGCCGACGAGGTGGTTGCCGCGCTCCCCGAAGCGACTGCGCAGACGGGACAGGCTGCGGCCTCGCAAGCGCAATCCGGGGATGTCGTCGACCCGCGCGCCGTCGCCGAAGATGCGCGCACAGCGCTCGACGCCGCATCGGGCACCGAAGACGTGAACCTGTTCAATTCGGTGACCGGCATCGCGCGCACCCTGTCCTCCGACGAGATCTCCGATGTGGAAGGCGCCATCGCGGCATACCACGATGCGGGTTACGAGGTGGGCTTTGTCATGTACGACCTGACCACGCACGAGGGTGTGGGGTACAACGCCGATCAATGGTTCTTCTCTGCCAGCACGGTCAAGGCACCGTTCGTGGCTTTCGCGTCGCAGGATATGGTGGACGGCGGCCGAGCCTCTCTTGATGAAGAGGTGGTCGAAGACGTCATCCTCGACGGTACCGGAATCATGTCGTCGGACGATATAGATCGCTACGACCTGCAAACCGTCATGGCCAACACCATCGTGCATTCCGACAACACCGGTTACGGGCTGTTGCGCGAACGCTTCGATCAGAACGATTTCCAGGCTTGGTGCGCTGCGGCCGACGTGGACGCCGCCGCTTGGCAGGGCGAATGGTATCCCTATTACACGCCGCGCGACTTGGCGAAGATGTGGCTGAACGTCGGCGCATACGTGGCCGAGGGCCAGGGCAACGCGCCGTGGCTCGCCGACGTGCTGCAGCAGACTGAACTGTCGTTTCTGCGCACGGCACTGGGCGAGGGCCGTCGTGTTTTGTCGAAGCCCGGCTACGAGATCGATACGCCCTGGTACGACATGGGCGCGCTCAACGATGCTGGCCTCGTGGTCACCGATACTGATGTTTACGTAATCGCCATCATGTCTGATGCTGATTACGATGACGAATACTTCACCGACAACGAGCACCTGATCGTCGATCTTGCGTCCGCGTTGGGGGCGGCGCACGATCGCCTGCTGTTCGAAGGAGGCGTAGCATGA
- a CDS encoding helix-turn-helix transcriptional regulator, with protein MSAVSWAASGGIGRRAGVAPVAGASSTAPAETGKNLRMKAARVAADLSQADLAAAVGATRQTIGLIEAGGYNPTLKLCIAICKTLGCTLDDLFWEEGSAT; from the coding sequence ATGAGCGCTGTATCGTGGGCGGCTTCCGGCGGCATCGGACGTAGGGCCGGCGTTGCGCCGGTCGCGGGCGCGTCGTCGACCGCCCCCGCCGAAACGGGGAAGAACCTGCGCATGAAGGCCGCCCGCGTGGCCGCCGATCTGTCTCAGGCCGACCTGGCCGCGGCGGTTGGTGCCACCCGCCAGACCATCGGCCTCATCGAAGCCGGCGGCTACAATCCCACGCTCAAACTGTGCATCGCCATCTGTAAAACGCTGGGATGCACCCTCGACGACCTTTTTTGGGAAGAAGGGAGTGCGACATGA
- a CDS encoding GNAT family N-acetyltransferase: MDFSPCATSANVRIAARGDAEAMRAVYAPYVETPVTFDTVAPSRAEFAARMADAMAAYPCLVLEQDGRVVGFAYAHAQASRAAYRWNAELSVYLEQGATGGGRGRTLYDALLKLLRAQGVKSAYGLVTVPNEASERLHAGCGFQRCWVQSHAGWKAGSWHDVTWYVKELAPFDDDPADPVPFSELARTRPDFVQQVLDEANAALEANVPTDCA, encoded by the coding sequence ATGGACTTCTCCCCTTGTGCGACCAGCGCGAACGTACGGATCGCGGCGCGCGGCGACGCGGAAGCCATGCGCGCGGTGTACGCGCCGTACGTCGAGACGCCTGTCACCTTCGACACCGTCGCGCCCTCGCGCGCCGAATTCGCCGCGCGCATGGCCGACGCGATGGCCGCCTATCCGTGCCTCGTCCTCGAGCAGGACGGGCGCGTCGTCGGGTTCGCGTACGCACACGCCCAAGCCAGCCGGGCGGCCTATCGGTGGAATGCGGAGCTCTCGGTGTACCTCGAACAAGGCGCGACCGGGGGCGGCCGGGGGCGCACGCTGTACGACGCGCTGCTGAAACTGCTGCGCGCGCAGGGTGTGAAAAGCGCATACGGCCTGGTAACCGTGCCGAACGAGGCAAGCGAGCGTCTGCACGCCGGCTGCGGGTTCCAGCGTTGCTGGGTGCAATCGCACGCCGGCTGGAAGGCGGGTTCGTGGCACGACGTGACCTGGTACGTGAAAGAGCTCGCCCCCTTCGACGACGACCCGGCGGATCCCGTTCCTTTCAGCGAACTGGCTCGCACGCGCCCCGACTTCGTGCAGCAGGTGCTTGACGAAGCGAACGCCGCGCTGGAAGCCAACGTCCCGACCGACTGCGCATAA
- a CDS encoding helix-turn-helix transcriptional regulator, with protein sequence MQPQRLFEIVYLLMDRGTATTGELARKLEVSERTVRRDIDALSAAGVPVYMTRGKGGGVHLMDGYVLDRSVLSEREQDDIMAALSALNRTGASDDASDETAVRLGRLFQRENVNWLDMDFSFWGAPPNYRAAFDTIRDAAIGRHPLSFAYFDAEGNRTERTVEPAQLMFKESSWYLRAWCRERDAWRMFKLFRIDWETLDVLPETFEARELPALDEGGHMKGDDVLVMRFAAQAESRVREEFAPETIVREADGSWLVTLTCDITERTRYYLLSFGPLLEVLEPPDVRAWLFKHAEAMARAYASDGQSASSAPR encoded by the coding sequence ATGCAGCCTCAACGTCTGTTCGAAATCGTCTACCTGCTGATGGATCGCGGCACCGCCACCACGGGCGAGCTGGCGCGCAAGCTGGAGGTGTCCGAGCGCACCGTGCGCCGCGACATCGACGCGCTGTCGGCCGCGGGCGTGCCGGTGTACATGACGCGCGGCAAAGGCGGCGGCGTGCACCTCATGGACGGCTACGTGCTGGACCGCTCGGTGCTGAGCGAGCGAGAGCAGGACGACATCATGGCCGCGCTCTCCGCGCTCAACCGCACCGGGGCCAGCGACGATGCGAGCGACGAGACGGCCGTGCGCCTCGGCCGCCTATTCCAGCGCGAGAACGTGAACTGGCTGGACATGGATTTCTCGTTCTGGGGCGCGCCGCCGAACTACCGCGCCGCGTTCGACACCATCCGCGACGCCGCCATCGGGCGGCACCCGCTGTCGTTCGCCTACTTCGACGCCGAGGGCAACCGCACCGAGCGCACCGTGGAACCCGCCCAGCTTATGTTCAAGGAATCGTCGTGGTACCTGCGCGCATGGTGCCGCGAGCGGGATGCATGGCGCATGTTCAAGCTGTTCCGCATCGACTGGGAAACGTTGGATGTGCTGCCGGAAACGTTCGAAGCGCGCGAGCTGCCTGCACTTGATGAAGGCGGGCACATGAAAGGCGACGACGTGCTGGTGATGCGCTTCGCCGCGCAGGCCGAGTCGCGCGTCCGCGAGGAGTTCGCGCCCGAGACGATCGTGCGCGAGGCCGACGGCAGCTGGCTCGTGACCCTTACCTGCGACATCACCGAACGCACGCGCTACTATCTGCTGTCGTTCGGCCCTCTGCTGGAAGTGCTCGAGCCGCCCGACGTCCGCGCCTGGCTGTTCAAGCACGCCGAAGCCATGGCGCGCGCTTACGCTTCCGACGGCCAGTCGGCCAGCAGCGCCCCCAGGTAG
- a CDS encoding TorD/DmsD family molecular chaperone, whose protein sequence is MTVEELWQARAAAWELAALSLRYPGAELAGAAAGGEWDEAAREILAALGLPAEVPAAAGDPAGPPAARAAGAEAAAGADALLRALRPEATRLFVGAPEPACPPYEGVWAAEADGVQPLLFVNPRSMEVERFMRSCGLGRPEGTNEPLDHVATECELLERLALRAAGAPASEGAPDGAGLPGGSPAAAYETFLSGHAQAWMPAFAERLAAEARHPFYRAAAAYLGALLADWPSEA, encoded by the coding sequence ATGACTGTTGAAGAGCTCTGGCAAGCCCGCGCCGCCGCCTGGGAGCTCGCGGCGCTGAGCCTGCGCTACCCGGGCGCGGAGCTGGCCGGAGCCGCGGCGGGCGGCGAGTGGGACGAGGCGGCGCGGGAGATCCTGGCCGCGCTGGGCCTGCCCGCGGAGGTCCCCGCGGCGGCGGGCGATCCCGCAGGCCCTCCCGCCGCCCGCGCGGCCGGCGCCGAGGCCGCCGCGGGCGCCGACGCGCTCCTGCGCGCCCTGCGACCCGAGGCCACGCGCCTGTTCGTCGGCGCGCCCGAGCCAGCCTGCCCGCCCTACGAGGGCGTGTGGGCCGCGGAGGCCGACGGGGTGCAGCCGCTTTTGTTCGTGAACCCCCGCTCCATGGAGGTCGAGCGCTTCATGCGCTCCTGCGGCCTCGGCCGCCCCGAGGGCACCAACGAGCCCCTCGACCACGTCGCGACCGAGTGCGAGCTCCTCGAGCGCCTGGCCCTGCGCGCGGCCGGAGCCCCGGCTTCCGAGGGCGCCCCGGACGGCGCCGGCCTCCCCGGAGGGAGCCCGGCCGCCGCCTACGAGACCTTCCTCTCCGGACACGCCCAAGCCTGGATGCCAGCCTTCGCCGAGCGCCTGGCCGCCGAGGCGCGCCATCCCTTCTACCGCGCGGCGGCGGCCTACCTGGGGGCGCTGCTGGCCGACTGGCCGTCGGAAGCGTAA
- a CDS encoding radical SAM protein produces MTTEVSTMSADLFEARPTLRAWLDEYAAIEADYLARLVDWGIRIAPRDADADAARAAKDRLREKGAQFRNGDAGVVCGNLSSACVACTGGRGSKTFFLSLACNRSCYFCFNANQADYADRLRVNDAWRDEVDAFADACGGEVTHVGLTGGEPLLHADESVMFCAYVRQRFPRAHIRLYTAGDFLDEPLLDRLRDAGLDELRMSIKLDVFDVDRADEIIDDAVDVLARAKRFIPQVMMEMPVIPGTGEAMRRLLDRLDQVGAFGINLLEFCYPMGAWDEFERRGFSVKNPPFPVLYDYGYAGGLPLAGSELLCLELLEYALDEGLSLGVHYCSLENKHRDQICVQNGACSVDAGVYERDPHDFFLKTVKVFDGDVSLARHALEACGVGAFSLEDEGLSLAFHPRHIPIVQALPVVLCRSINVLEETADGFIVRELKLEPVKGE; encoded by the coding sequence ATGACGACGGAGGTTTCGACGATGAGCGCCGATCTGTTTGAGGCGAGGCCCACGCTGCGCGCGTGGCTTGACGAATATGCCGCCATCGAAGCCGATTATCTTGCTCGGCTTGTCGATTGGGGCATCCGCATCGCGCCGCGCGATGCGGATGCGGATGCGGCCCGCGCGGCGAAGGATCGGCTGCGGGAGAAGGGCGCGCAGTTCCGCAACGGCGATGCAGGCGTCGTCTGCGGCAACCTGTCGTCGGCGTGCGTGGCCTGCACGGGAGGACGGGGGAGCAAGACGTTCTTCCTGTCGCTCGCATGCAATCGATCTTGTTATTTCTGCTTCAACGCCAACCAGGCCGACTATGCCGATCGTCTGCGCGTGAACGATGCGTGGCGCGACGAGGTCGATGCGTTCGCCGATGCGTGCGGCGGCGAGGTCACCCATGTGGGGCTGACGGGGGGCGAGCCTTTGCTTCATGCCGACGAGTCCGTGATGTTCTGCGCTTACGTTCGCCAGCGCTTTCCGCGTGCCCATATCAGGTTGTACACCGCCGGCGATTTCCTTGACGAACCGCTGCTCGATCGCTTGCGCGACGCCGGGCTCGACGAGCTGCGCATGAGCATCAAGCTGGACGTTTTCGACGTCGATCGCGCCGATGAGATCATCGATGATGCCGTCGACGTGCTTGCCCGTGCGAAGCGCTTCATCCCGCAGGTGATGATGGAGATGCCCGTGATACCGGGCACGGGCGAGGCGATGCGTCGTCTGCTGGATCGTCTTGATCAAGTCGGCGCGTTCGGCATCAACCTTCTTGAGTTCTGCTACCCCATGGGAGCTTGGGACGAGTTCGAGCGCCGCGGCTTTTCGGTGAAGAACCCGCCGTTTCCCGTGCTGTACGACTACGGCTACGCAGGCGGTCTGCCGCTGGCGGGCAGCGAGCTCCTGTGCTTGGAGTTGTTGGAGTACGCGCTCGACGAGGGGTTGTCCCTTGGCGTGCATTACTGCTCGCTCGAGAACAAGCACCGCGATCAGATTTGCGTTCAAAACGGCGCTTGCTCCGTCGATGCGGGAGTGTACGAGCGCGATCCGCACGATTTCTTCCTGAAAACGGTGAAAGTGTTCGACGGCGACGTCTCCTTGGCGCGGCACGCGCTGGAGGCGTGCGGCGTCGGCGCGTTCTCGCTTGAGGACGAAGGCCTTAGCCTGGCTTTCCATCCGCGTCACATCCCTATCGTGCAAGCGCTGCCCGTCGTATTGTGTCGATCGATCAACGTGCTGGAAGAAACCGCGGATGGCTTCATCGTCCGCGAGCTGAAACTGGAACCTGTGAAAGGCGAATGA